The segment AACCGGTGACCTACGCTTTACGAGAGCGTCGCTCTACCAACTGAGCTACAGCGGCCTGGATGTGCTATCTTGTTGTGCTGGGCTTCCCTGCGTCCCGCCCTGAGCAGTGCCGAAGGGAGCTACAGCGGCATTTATTTACCCACTAAATGCACGAAAAACGTTAAACCCTTTTCGTGTTTTTTAGTGGGCGATGGTCTCCCTGTCTTTTCGTAATTTTAACATCAAACCAGCCGTGATTGCAAATAAAATGATGCCCAAGCTGATCCACTGATTATTGGTCAAACCAAAACTCCATCTTTGAGACTGCTCGTAGATCCGGAACTGGTCGCTGGCGAAGCGCCATATCCCGTAAAGCAAAAAGAGCAGGCAGAGGGAAAAGCCGGGGAACTTTCGCCTGTTCCGCAGGGACCACAGCAGGCCGAAGGCGGCAAAACCAAACAGGGCCTCGTAAAGCTGGGTGGGATGCACCGGGCAGCCCGAAGTCAATCCGGCCGCGCCGTTGGCCGGGAAAGTGACCGCCCAGGGTAGGCTGCTTGGTTTGCCGAAACAACAGCCGTTAAGAAAACAGCCGATCCGGCCCAGACCCAGGCCCATGGCAAATCCTGGCGCCGCAATGTCGGCTATGGTCCAGAATGATATCTTCCGCACCCGGCAATAGGCCACCGCCGTCAAGGTCCCCAGGATGAACCCGCCGTAAAAGGTCAGCCCCCCCTCCCACACCGCCAAAGCCTGCCAGGGGTTTGAAGAGTATTCGTTCCAGTGGGTGGCCACGTACATCAGCCGGGAACCAATGACCGAGCCGGCCATGATGAACACGCCCAGGTCCACGATCAGGTTCTTGTCCAGCCCGATTTTCTTGGCCTGCAGTTCCATCAGCCAGATCCCGGCCAAAAAGGCCAGGGCCAGCATCAACCCGTAACTGTGCAGGGTCAGGGATCCAATTTTAAAAATGTCTGGAAGCATATATTAGCGTTTACTGTTTACTGTTTACTGTTTAGTGTTCCCTGCGATT is part of the bacterium genome and harbors:
- the lgt gene encoding prolipoprotein diacylglyceryl transferase translates to MLPDIFKIGSLTLHSYGLMLALAFLAGIWLMELQAKKIGLDKNLIVDLGVFIMAGSVIGSRLMYVATHWNEYSSNPWQALAVWEGGLTFYGGFILGTLTAVAYCRVRKISFWTIADIAAPGFAMGLGLGRIGCFLNGCCFGKPSSLPWAVTFPANGAAGLTSGCPVHPTQLYEALFGFAAFGLLWSLRNRRKFPGFSLCLLFLLYGIWRFASDQFRIYEQSQRWSFGLTNNQWISLGIILFAITAGLMLKLRKDRETIAH